One stretch of Methanobacterium aggregans DNA includes these proteins:
- a CDS encoding hydrogenase iron-sulfur subunit, whose product MGWEPKILVFCCNWCSYGGADTAGTARMQYPPNVRIIRVMCSGRINPLFVLKAFDEGADGVMVAGCHFGDCHYDRGNYACDRRITALKTVMETLGIEEGRFNLDWISASEGEKFAKAMKGISDQVRELGPFSWRKNKAEIG is encoded by the coding sequence ATGGGATGGGAACCGAAAATTCTGGTTTTCTGTTGTAACTGGTGTTCATACGGTGGAGCAGACACAGCAGGTACTGCAAGAATGCAGTATCCTCCTAACGTACGTATAATCAGAGTGATGTGTTCAGGAAGAATAAATCCACTGTTTGTCCTAAAAGCATTTGACGAAGGAGCAGATGGAGTGATGGTTGCAGGATGCCACTTTGGAGATTGCCACTACGACAGAGGAAATTATGCATGTGACCGCAGAATAACAGCCCTGAAAACTGTTATGGAAACTCTTGGCATTGAAGAAGGCAGATTCAATTTAGATTGGATATCTGCATCAGAAGGCGAAAAATTTGCCAAAGCAATGAAGGGTATTAGTGATCAGGTGAGAGAACTCGGTCCTTTCTCTTGGAGAAAAAATAAGGCGGAGATCGGGTGA
- the fdhF gene encoding formate dehydrogenase subunit alpha, giving the protein MEIQYVPTTCPYCGCGCGFNLVNVDGKLVGVEPWKRNPVNEGKLCPKGNFSYEFVHREDRLKTPLIKENGKFKEATWDEALDLVASKLTEMKEENPEQMAFLSSARCTNEDNYTFQKFVRTVIGTNNVDHCARLCHGPSVAGLAQTFGSGAMTNSLESCAHSDVVFLIGTNTLEQHPLMWRRALQAKAKGAKIMVADPRFTPSAKQADLYIPFKSGTDVALLNSMMNVIIAEGLEDKEFVENRTTGYEELKEMVKKYPPEEAEKITGVPADLIREAALMYAKADNASLLFSMGITQHTVGTENVMSTSNLAMLTGNIGRPGTGVNPLRGQNNVQGACDMGALPVSFPGYQAVANEELVEKMTCSWGCSDLSCKPGLTVVEIMHAAHAGDIKGMYIMGENPMISDPDLQHVGEALNNLDFLVVQDIFLTETAELADVVLPAYSWAEKDGTFTSTERRVQYIRKAVEGPGESRDDWAITSDIATRMGSDLFKFNSAQEIFEEIRSVTPQYAGMNKERLEKPEALHWPCPDEEHPGTPILHAEKFSTPDGLGVFKAIEFKAPAENPDEEYPFILTTGRLLFHWHTGSMTRRSETLNREVSTGFVEINTEDAAKLGIKNKEMVKVKTRRGEIEVPAKVTNDIIQGTVFIPFHFAECAANMLTSGDALDPYAKMPELKVSAASIEKLE; this is encoded by the coding sequence ATGGAAATTCAATACGTTCCGACCACATGTCCCTACTGTGGATGTGGATGTGGATTCAACTTGGTAAATGTGGACGGTAAACTCGTAGGTGTAGAACCATGGAAAAGAAACCCAGTAAATGAAGGAAAACTGTGCCCAAAGGGTAATTTTTCATATGAGTTTGTCCACAGAGAGGATAGACTAAAAACTCCATTGATCAAGGAAAATGGTAAATTTAAAGAGGCAACTTGGGATGAAGCTCTTGATCTGGTTGCATCCAAATTAACAGAAATGAAAGAAGAAAACCCTGAACAAATGGCATTCCTATCCTCAGCCAGATGTACCAACGAAGACAATTACACATTCCAAAAGTTTGTTAGAACTGTTATTGGAACCAACAATGTAGACCACTGCGCAAGACTCTGTCACGGGCCATCAGTAGCAGGGCTGGCCCAGACCTTTGGATCCGGAGCCATGACCAACTCCCTGGAAAGCTGTGCCCATTCTGATGTGGTGTTCCTGATTGGAACCAACACCCTCGAACAACACCCATTGATGTGGAGAAGAGCATTACAAGCCAAAGCAAAAGGCGCAAAAATAATGGTGGCAGATCCAAGGTTCACACCATCTGCCAAACAAGCTGACTTGTACATACCATTCAAATCCGGTACCGACGTGGCATTACTTAACTCCATGATGAACGTGATCATTGCCGAAGGACTGGAAGATAAAGAGTTCGTTGAAAACCGTACCACTGGCTACGAAGAACTAAAAGAAATGGTCAAAAAGTATCCTCCAGAAGAAGCAGAAAAAATAACAGGAGTTCCTGCTGATCTCATCCGAGAAGCAGCATTGATGTACGCCAAAGCAGATAACGCTTCCCTACTGTTCTCCATGGGTATCACACAACACACCGTTGGAACTGAAAACGTTATGTCCACTTCCAACCTGGCCATGCTCACAGGTAACATTGGCCGACCTGGTACTGGAGTAAACCCACTGCGAGGTCAAAACAACGTGCAAGGAGCATGTGACATGGGAGCACTCCCGGTTAGTTTCCCTGGATATCAGGCCGTTGCCAATGAAGAACTTGTAGAGAAAATGACATGTTCCTGGGGATGCAGTGACCTATCATGTAAACCAGGTCTTACAGTAGTGGAAATAATGCACGCAGCCCACGCTGGTGATATTAAAGGTATGTACATTATGGGTGAAAACCCCATGATATCCGACCCTGACCTACAACACGTGGGAGAAGCCCTAAACAATCTGGACTTCCTAGTGGTGCAGGACATCTTTTTAACTGAAACCGCAGAACTGGCTGATGTAGTGTTACCTGCATATTCATGGGCTGAAAAAGACGGAACCTTCACCAGCACTGAAAGACGTGTGCAGTACATCAGAAAAGCTGTGGAAGGACCTGGTGAATCAAGGGACGATTGGGCTATAACTTCTGACATCGCCACCAGAATGGGATCAGATCTCTTTAAATTCAACAGTGCACAGGAGATCTTTGAAGAAATACGATCAGTCACCCCACAGTACGCTGGTATGAACAAAGAAAGGCTGGAAAAACCAGAAGCACTTCACTGGCCTTGCCCTGATGAAGAACATCCAGGAACTCCCATACTACACGCAGAGAAATTTTCAACCCCTGATGGTCTTGGAGTATTCAAAGCCATTGAGTTCAAAGCACCAGCTGAAAACCCAGACGAAGAGTACCCATTCATACTCACCACTGGACGTTTGCTCTTCCACTGGCACACTGGAAGTATGACCCGAAGATCAGAAACCTTGAACCGTGAAGTTTCAACTGGTTTCGTTGAAATTAACACTGAAGACGCAGCTAAACTGGGCATTAAGAATAAAGAGATGGTCAAAGTTAAAACCCGACGTGGTGAAATTGAAGTTCCTGCCAAAGTCACTAATGACATCATACAGGGAACAGTGTTCATACCATTCCACTTTGCTGAATGTGCTGCAAACATGCTCACCAGTGGTGATGCATTGGATCCATACGCAAAGATGCCTGAACTGAAAGTTTCCGCTGCAAGCATTGAAAAACTGGAGTGA
- a CDS encoding beta-class carbonic anhydrase: MMLDEVLKANANFVKEFEPKKMSHMPQKKLAVVTCMDTRLTGFLEHAMGIGRGDAKIIKNAGNTIVDRDVIRSLAAAVYALGVEEIMVVGHYDCGMANVDPGKIRAAMMDRGVDQKTVTELDLKEWIGAIDDEEKNVVQTVEKIRGSQFIPSDVPVHGLIIDLYQGKLKVLVEDK; encoded by the coding sequence ATGATGCTTGATGAAGTATTAAAAGCCAATGCAAATTTTGTTAAAGAGTTTGAACCTAAAAAAATGAGCCATATGCCCCAAAAGAAATTAGCAGTTGTAACGTGCATGGATACCAGACTAACAGGATTTTTAGAACATGCCATGGGCATTGGAAGAGGTGATGCCAAAATAATAAAAAATGCAGGTAACACCATAGTAGACAGGGACGTTATAAGATCCCTTGCAGCAGCAGTATATGCCCTTGGTGTAGAGGAGATCATGGTGGTTGGACACTACGATTGTGGGATGGCAAATGTAGATCCAGGGAAGATCCGTGCTGCTATGATGGATCGTGGAGTAGATCAAAAAACAGTTACAGAGCTTGATCTTAAGGAGTGGATAGGAGCCATTGATGACGAGGAAAAAAACGTGGTTCAAACTGTTGAAAAAATAAGGGGATCACAGTTCATTCCATCTGATGTACCTGTGCATGGCTTGATAATAGATCTATACCAGGGTAAATTGAAGGTACTTGTAGAAGATAAATGA
- a CDS encoding formate/nitrite transporter family protein: MASSFKSPADTAKACVGIAELKDKAPLSNLILLSFLAGAYIAFGGLLAEVVTGGMAAAGYPVGMVKLLFGAVFPVGLMLVVIAGSELFTGNCMYMPFGILQKRASWMGLIRNWVGSWIFNLVGALFVAYFLAVATGILTAPPWEAAALTVAKTKALGGATFVAAGKTVHSLTWSQVFWRAIGCNWLVCLAVYLAIASDDIIGKILGIWFPIFAFVAIGFEHVVANMFFIPVGIFIGGVSWTQFFMNNMIPATLGNIVGGAIFVACIYWWTYLRGTDKTAD; this comes from the coding sequence ATGGCATCGTCGTTTAAATCGCCTGCAGACACAGCAAAAGCATGTGTCGGAATAGCAGAATTGAAGGATAAAGCCCCTTTGAGTAACTTGATTCTTTTAAGCTTTTTAGCAGGCGCATATATTGCTTTTGGAGGTCTTTTGGCAGAAGTGGTTACTGGAGGTATGGCAGCTGCAGGTTATCCTGTGGGAATGGTAAAACTCCTCTTTGGTGCAGTGTTCCCCGTTGGTTTGATGCTGGTCGTTATAGCCGGTTCTGAACTGTTTACTGGTAACTGCATGTACATGCCCTTTGGAATTCTTCAAAAAAGGGCCAGTTGGATGGGACTCATCCGAAACTGGGTAGGAAGCTGGATTTTCAACCTTGTAGGTGCACTATTTGTAGCATATTTCCTGGCTGTAGCCACTGGTATACTAACAGCACCGCCATGGGAAGCAGCAGCACTTACAGTTGCTAAAACCAAAGCACTTGGTGGTGCAACTTTCGTAGCAGCAGGAAAAACTGTTCATTCATTAACATGGAGTCAGGTGTTCTGGAGGGCTATTGGATGTAACTGGCTTGTTTGTCTTGCAGTGTACCTAGCCATTGCTTCAGATGATATCATTGGTAAAATACTGGGTATATGGTTCCCAATATTCGCTTTCGTAGCAATAGGATTTGAGCACGTTGTTGCAAATATGTTCTTTATACCTGTCGGAATATTCATTGGTGGAGTAAGCTGGACACAGTTCTTCATGAACAACATGATACCAGCAACCTTAGGTAACATCGTTGGTGGAGCAATCTTTGTAGCATGTATCTACTGGTGGACATATCTGCGAGGAACAGACAAAACTGCGGATTAA
- a CDS encoding Coenzyme F420 hydrogenase/dehydrogenase, beta subunit C-terminal domain, with protein sequence MVQIGDMYYAWGSDDEIAANGECGGAVTTILKFLLEEGIVDAVLAVKKGSDLYDAVPTLITNPDEIIETAGSLHCGTLNMAKVVGTYLNGAKDMKIAVTTKPCDAMTLVELIKREEVDGDNVLMVGVNCGGTMPPVKARQMIEKFYETDPDEVLKEEIAKGKLIIETKDHEEQEISIDELEDAGYGRRTNCRRCEINIPRMADLALGNWGVIGPLAGKATFVEVFSEKGADVLGKAIESGALNTQEPIPKGVEIRANIDKIMAKLAGKWQAKDFDESRGEIFTTIAQYMDEFDKCIKCFGCRESCPICYCENCCLEADKGPDWLSKDLPPSPLFHMERLIHMVESCTNCGQCEEVCPAEIPLAKIWHEINLKLQETYGFTRGMDDKKPPLSYFPMPGK encoded by the coding sequence ATGGTTCAAATAGGAGATATGTACTATGCATGGGGTTCAGACGATGAAATAGCTGCCAACGGTGAATGTGGTGGGGCAGTAACCACCATATTAAAGTTCCTTTTAGAAGAAGGCATAGTGGACGCAGTACTTGCCGTTAAAAAAGGTTCAGATTTATATGACGCCGTACCAACCCTAATCACAAACCCTGACGAAATCATAGAAACAGCAGGATCCCTCCACTGCGGAACACTGAACATGGCCAAAGTAGTTGGAACATACCTCAACGGTGCAAAGGACATGAAGATAGCCGTTACCACCAAACCCTGCGATGCCATGACTCTGGTAGAATTAATAAAAAGGGAAGAGGTGGATGGAGACAACGTTCTTATGGTAGGGGTTAACTGCGGAGGAACCATGCCTCCTGTTAAAGCTCGACAGATGATCGAAAAATTCTATGAAACTGACCCAGATGAAGTGTTAAAAGAAGAAATTGCCAAAGGAAAACTGATCATCGAAACCAAAGACCATGAAGAACAGGAAATAAGTATCGACGAACTGGAAGACGCTGGATACGGTCGAAGAACCAACTGCCGAAGATGTGAAATCAACATCCCACGTATGGCTGATCTAGCACTGGGTAACTGGGGCGTGATCGGGCCACTGGCTGGTAAAGCCACCTTTGTAGAAGTATTCTCAGAAAAGGGTGCGGATGTCCTTGGTAAAGCCATAGAATCCGGAGCTCTTAACACCCAGGAACCAATACCCAAAGGTGTTGAAATTCGGGCAAACATCGACAAGATAATGGCAAAATTAGCAGGTAAATGGCAAGCCAAAGATTTCGATGAAAGCAGAGGTGAAATATTCACCACCATCGCCCAGTACATGGACGAATTCGATAAATGTATCAAGTGCTTCGGTTGCAGGGAATCTTGTCCAATCTGTTACTGTGAAAATTGCTGTCTAGAGGCAGATAAAGGTCCAGACTGGCTGAGTAAAGATCTTCCACCATCACCACTTTTCCATATGGAAAGGTTGATTCACATGGTGGAATCCTGTACCAACTGTGGACAGTGCGAAGAAGTGTGCCCTGCTGAAATACCCCTGGCAAAAATCTGGCATGAGATTAACCTCAAACTCCAGGAAACCTATGGTTTCACTAGGGGAATGGATGATAAAAAGCCACCTCTTTCTTACTTCCCAATGCCAGGTAAATAA
- a CDS encoding CBS domain-containing protein: MFTPVQKEILQILIDLYKKSNYRPVKGEEIASVMNRNPGTIRNQMQYLRSLHIVEGVSGPKGGYKPTLEAYQTLNINVTDEEATVPIFKKGKKVEDVTVTKIEFGSIPHPAGCEATINVMGNIKQFNLGEELRVGPTPVNKLVINGKIVGRDDTDNILLLDVGDIQSIPNRSVLEIASQNLITLDPNMDIKEAAWILSNNGIDGAPVIEGHDILGILTLTDITKAIANEEKDLKITKLMSKYIITVKQNVKLPKVIETLNKNKIGRLIVVDENEKPLGIVTKTDIINRMAGLYLH; the protein is encoded by the coding sequence ATGTTTACACCCGTCCAAAAAGAGATCCTACAAATTTTGATCGATCTTTATAAGAAATCAAATTACAGGCCTGTTAAAGGGGAAGAAATTGCCTCGGTTATGAACCGTAATCCCGGAACCATACGCAATCAAATGCAATATTTGAGGAGTTTACACATAGTAGAGGGCGTTTCAGGCCCTAAGGGAGGATATAAACCAACCCTAGAAGCTTATCAAACTTTAAACATCAACGTAACAGATGAAGAGGCAACTGTCCCCATATTTAAAAAAGGAAAAAAGGTAGAAGATGTAACCGTCACTAAAATAGAATTTGGGAGCATCCCACACCCAGCAGGATGTGAAGCTACAATAAATGTTATGGGCAACATAAAACAATTCAATCTTGGAGAGGAACTTAGAGTAGGTCCAACTCCCGTTAATAAGCTTGTGATTAATGGTAAAATTGTTGGAAGAGATGACACCGATAACATTTTGCTGTTAGATGTTGGAGATATACAGAGTATCCCCAATAGATCCGTTCTAGAAATTGCCAGTCAAAATCTCATAACATTAGACCCCAATATGGATATAAAAGAAGCAGCATGGATCTTATCGAATAATGGAATAGATGGAGCACCTGTAATAGAAGGCCATGATATTCTTGGAATCTTAACACTGACTGATATTACAAAGGCAATTGCCAACGAAGAAAAAGATCTCAAAATAACAAAACTAATGTCTAAATACATAATAACAGTGAAACAAAATGTTAAGCTTCCGAAAGTCATTGAAACCCTAAATAAAAACAAAATTGGGCGACTAATTGTCGTTGATGAAAATGAAAAGCCCCTTGGAATTGTAACAAAAACTGATATCATAAACAGAATGGCAGGTCTCTACTTACATTGA
- the psmB gene encoding archaeal proteasome endopeptidase complex subunit beta gives MNDKNQLIGTTTVGLTCKDGVVFATERRATMGNLVAHKVAEKIFRIDDHIGATIAGSVSHAQVLMKYISAEVALYRLRNGARISVDSAATLTSNILHSNPLYVQTLLGGVDAKGPAIYSLDPAGGVVKDMVISTGSGSPFAYGVLEDRYSEDLYVEEGVDVAVRAIKSAIERDTYSGNGMLVATITEEEGFKMLPPEEVEKKIKELN, from the coding sequence ATGAACGATAAAAATCAATTAATAGGCACTACAACTGTTGGTTTGACCTGTAAAGATGGAGTTGTTTTCGCTACAGAAAGAAGAGCCACCATGGGCAATTTAGTAGCTCACAAGGTTGCAGAAAAGATCTTCAGAATAGACGACCACATAGGTGCAACAATTGCAGGGTCTGTTTCCCATGCACAGGTTTTAATGAAGTACATCAGTGCAGAGGTAGCACTTTACAGACTCAGAAACGGTGCCAGAATAAGCGTTGATTCTGCAGCAACACTAACATCCAACATATTACATTCAAACCCACTCTACGTCCAAACCCTCCTAGGGGGAGTGGATGCTAAAGGGCCAGCAATTTACTCACTGGATCCAGCAGGTGGAGTTGTAAAGGATATGGTCATATCCACAGGTTCAGGTTCACCATTCGCATACGGTGTGCTTGAAGACCGCTACAGTGAAGACCTCTACGTTGAAGAAGGTGTTGATGTGGCTGTAAGAGCAATAAAATCCGCAATTGAAAGAGACACCTACTCTGGTAATGGAATGCTGGTTGCAACCATTACTGAGGAAGAAGGATTCAAAATGTTGCCTCCTGAAGAGGTTGAAAAGAAGATTAAAGAATTAAACTAA
- a CDS encoding Coenzyme F420 hydrogenase/dehydrogenase, beta subunit C-terminal domain, producing MVKVNDMYYAWSPDEEIAESGECGGAVTSIMKFLLEEGIVDAVLAVKKGADLYDAVPTLITNPDEIIETAGSLHCGTLNIAKTLSKYLNGAKDMKIAVTTKPCDAMTIVELMKRKQIERDNVVMVGVNCGGTLPPVQAREMIEKFYEINPDTVVKEEIAKGNLIIETADDQEKEIGIDVLEDEGYGRRTNCRRCENNIPVMSDLAMGNWGVIGPMAGKATFVEVFSEKGAEVLDKAIKAGALKVQDPVPKGIEIRANIDKAMLNLANKWQDRNFGEESGELLSLDQYMDEFDKCIKCYGCREACPLCFCVKCSIESESNHWVGKGELPPSPMFHFVRMIHMVDSCTNCGQCEEVCPAEIPLAKIFHKINVQLQEEFKYHTGYDVEQKPPLSIINKEPSEE from the coding sequence ATGGTTAAAGTAAACGATATGTATTATGCATGGTCTCCGGACGAGGAGATAGCTGAAAGCGGAGAGTGTGGCGGAGCCGTGACATCTATAATGAAATTCTTACTTGAAGAAGGTATTGTAGATGCAGTATTGGCCGTTAAAAAAGGAGCAGACCTCTACGACGCAGTACCCACACTAATCACAAACCCCGACGAAATCATAGAAACAGCAGGATCCCTACACTGCGGAACACTGAACATCGCCAAAACACTCAGTAAGTATCTCAACGGCGCAAAAGACATGAAGATAGCTGTCACAACCAAACCATGCGATGCAATGACCATTGTAGAGCTCATGAAAAGAAAGCAGATAGAAAGGGACAACGTTGTAATGGTTGGAGTTAACTGTGGTGGAACCCTACCTCCAGTTCAGGCCCGCGAAATGATAGAAAAATTCTATGAAATCAACCCTGACACTGTTGTAAAAGAAGAAATCGCCAAAGGAAATTTAATCATAGAAACAGCAGATGACCAAGAAAAAGAAATAGGCATAGATGTACTTGAAGATGAGGGATACGGTCGAAGGACAAACTGTAGAAGGTGTGAAAACAACATACCTGTAATGTCAGACCTTGCTATGGGTAACTGGGGAGTTATAGGCCCTATGGCTGGAAAAGCAACATTTGTAGAAGTATTCTCAGAAAAAGGTGCAGAAGTCTTAGATAAAGCTATAAAAGCTGGAGCTTTAAAGGTACAGGATCCAGTACCAAAAGGTATTGAGATACGTGCAAATATTGATAAAGCGATGCTAAATCTGGCAAACAAATGGCAAGACCGGAATTTCGGAGAAGAAAGTGGTGAACTACTCTCCCTTGACCAGTACATGGATGAATTTGACAAATGTATAAAATGTTATGGCTGCAGAGAAGCATGCCCATTATGCTTCTGTGTAAAATGTTCTATTGAGTCAGAATCTAATCATTGGGTAGGAAAAGGAGAACTTCCACCATCACCCATGTTCCACTTCGTAAGAATGATTCACATGGTGGATTCATGCACGAACTGCGGACAGTGTGAGGAAGTGTGCCCTGCTGAGATTCCACTTGCAAAAATCTTCCATAAAATAAATGTCCAGTTGCAAGAAGAGTTTAAATACCATACCGGATACGATGTTGAACAAAAACCTCCCCTTTCCATAATAAATAAAGAGCCTAGTGAGGAATAA
- a CDS encoding formate--phosphoribosylaminoimidazolecarboxamide ligase, with product MSKINRQEILSILDGYDKDNITIATLGSHTSLHILKGAKREGFKTAVVCEKGREVPYQRFDVADEYIIVDEFKDIVNEDVQQKLRDMNSIVVPHGSFVAYAGLDNVEEKFKVPMFGNRDVLRWEAERDLERKLITESGIRMPFKYKEPADIDRAVMVKFPGARGGRGYFVASSTEEYNKKIDAMLERKWIEEEDVAQAHIEEYVSGCNFCVHYFYSVLKDEVEVLGMDSRFESNIDGLCRIPAKDQLEVGLDPSYVVTGNHPVVMRESLLPQVFEIGDNLVETAKELVKPGMNGPFCLQTMCTDNLEIVVFEMSARTDGGTNTFMDGSPYSYLLFGEPMSMGRRISREIKNGIEEDRLDLLIT from the coding sequence ATGAGCAAAATAAACAGACAGGAGATTCTTAGTATTTTGGATGGATACGATAAGGACAATATAACTATTGCGACCTTAGGAAGCCATACCTCCCTGCACATACTGAAAGGGGCAAAAAGAGAAGGATTTAAAACTGCTGTGGTCTGTGAGAAAGGAAGGGAAGTTCCATACCAAAGATTCGATGTTGCAGATGAATACATAATTGTTGACGAGTTCAAGGACATAGTTAACGAAGATGTGCAGCAGAAACTCAGGGATATGAACAGTATAGTGGTTCCTCACGGTTCATTCGTTGCATATGCAGGATTGGATAATGTTGAGGAGAAATTCAAGGTTCCAATGTTTGGTAACCGAGACGTGCTACGATGGGAGGCCGAAAGAGACCTCGAAAGAAAACTCATAACAGAGTCAGGTATAAGGATGCCATTTAAGTATAAGGAACCTGCTGATATTGACAGGGCCGTGATGGTGAAGTTCCCTGGGGCAAGGGGAGGTCGTGGATACTTCGTTGCATCTTCCACTGAGGAGTACAACAAAAAGATCGATGCAATGCTTGAAAGGAAATGGATAGAAGAGGAAGATGTTGCACAGGCCCACATAGAAGAATATGTTTCAGGCTGTAACTTCTGTGTGCATTATTTCTATTCTGTGTTAAAAGATGAGGTAGAAGTTCTGGGAATGGACAGCCGTTTTGAGTCAAATATCGATGGACTGTGCAGAATACCTGCCAAGGATCAGCTTGAAGTGGGACTGGATCCATCCTACGTTGTCACAGGAAATCATCCCGTGGTTATGAGGGAATCCCTGCTCCCACAGGTCTTTGAAATCGGTGACAATCTTGTTGAAACTGCAAAAGAACTCGTGAAACCTGGAATGAACGGTCCGTTCTGTCTACAGACCATGTGCACCGACAACCTGGAGATAGTTGTTTTTGAGATGAGTGCAAGAACCGATGGTGGAACCAACACCTTTATGGATGGCTCACCGTACAGTTACCTACTCTTCGGAGAACCTATGAGTATGGGTCGCAGGATATCCAGGGAAATTAAGAATGGAATTGAAGAAGACAGGTTAGACCTTTTAATAACCTGA